The Candidatus Neomarinimicrobiota bacterium DNA window AGATTTTATTAATGGTGTAACTTTTGAAATGAAAAAAGTGTCCTGGCCAAGTTTTAATGAACTTAAAGGATCAACAATTATAGTACTGGTTTTATCTCTGATCTTATCATTATTTCTTTTTTTAGTAGATACATTATTGGCGAGAATAGTACATGTAATACTTTAGGATAAAAATGAACTGGTATGTTTTAAAAGTTTATTCAGGTAGGGAGAAGAAAATAAAAGACGCTATAATACATGAAGCAGAATTATCTGGAATTCAGGATCAGATTGGTAAGGTTTTAGTTCCATCAGAAAAAGTTATGGAGATGCGAGAAGGTAAAAAACGTGTTAAAGATAAAGTATTTTTCCCGGGGTATATAATTATAGAAATGGAAATGAATAAAAAGACAAGATATTTGATTGAGAATATTCCCGGTGTTATTAGTTTTGTGGGACCGAAGGGTCAACCACTACCTCTACATGAAGATGAGGTGAAAAGAATTCTTGGTGAGGTTGAAACAAAAGACGGGAAAGAAGTTCTTGCTGTTCCGTTTAAGGAGGGCGATCCGGTTAAGGTTGTAGATGGTCCTTTTGTTGATTTTCATGGTGTGGTTCAGGAAGTAAATGAGGATAAGAAAAAGTTAAAGGTAATGGTAAGTATTTTTGGAAGGCCAACGCCTGTTGAGTTGGATTTTATGCAGGTTGAATTAGAGAAGTAGGTGAAAAATGGCTAAGAAGGTAGTCGCAAAAATTAAAATACAAATAGAAGCTGGAAAGGCTAATCCATCACCGCCAGTAGGTCCAGCTCTGGGACAACATGGTGTTAATATTATGGAGTTTTGTAAAGCATTTAATGCTAAAACTCAGGATCAAGCTGGAATGATTATCCCGGTGATAATAACTGTTTATTCAGATAGGTCTTTTACGTTTATTACAAAAACTCCACCTGCGGCTGTATTATTGAAAAAGGCAGCAAAAATTGAGAAAGGAAGTGGTGAGCCTAATAAAAATAAGGTCGGGAAAGTAACCCTTGATGATATTAAAAAAATTGCCGAGTTAAAAATGCAAGATCTTAATGCACATACAGTAGAAAAGGCAATGGAAATGATAAAAGGAACGGCCAGATCAATGGGATTAATTGTCGAGGAGTAGATCGAATTATGAAAGTATCCAAAAGAGTTCTGAAAAATAAAAGTTTGGTTGATAAAACTAGGGAGTATGATT harbors:
- the secE gene encoding preprotein translocase subunit SecE; translation: MFKKIRDFINGVTFEMKKVSWPSFNELKGSTIIVLVLSLILSLFLFLVDTLLARIVHVIL
- the nusG gene encoding transcription termination/antitermination factor NusG gives rise to the protein MNWYVLKVYSGREKKIKDAIIHEAELSGIQDQIGKVLVPSEKVMEMREGKKRVKDKVFFPGYIIIEMEMNKKTRYLIENIPGVISFVGPKGQPLPLHEDEVKRILGEVETKDGKEVLAVPFKEGDPVKVVDGPFVDFHGVVQEVNEDKKKLKVMVSIFGRPTPVELDFMQVELEK
- the rplK gene encoding 50S ribosomal protein L11, with amino-acid sequence MAKKVVAKIKIQIEAGKANPSPPVGPALGQHGVNIMEFCKAFNAKTQDQAGMIIPVIITVYSDRSFTFITKTPPAAVLLKKAAKIEKGSGEPNKNKVGKVTLDDIKKIAELKMQDLNAHTVEKAMEMIKGTARSMGLIVEE